A DNA window from Patescibacteria group bacterium contains the following coding sequences:
- a CDS encoding gamma-glutamyl-gamma-aminobutyrate hydrolase family protein (Members of this family of hydrolases with an active site Cys residue belong to MEROPS family C26.) produces the protein MFKKILIVDNNSKHTAKIAKLFSGDEISICKCEDFESDKAETFDLVVLSGGSHTYAADNEKNAYSAEIEFIKQTKKPLIGICLGCQLIAKAFGGKLTKLAEKQSGILEIAKSVKKYEVFESHKYAISEMPDELETLAESETGPEIIRHRARPTFGFQFHPEVFPRKTDGKKLFDQVIAQVIKSA, from the coding sequence ATGTTCAAAAAGATATTGATTGTCGACAATAATTCGAAACATACGGCCAAAATTGCCAAGCTTTTCTCTGGCGACGAGATTAGTATTTGTAAGTGTGAGGATTTCGAGTCAGATAAGGCCGAAACATTTGATTTGGTGGTTCTCTCGGGGGGAAGTCACACCTACGCCGCCGATAATGAAAAAAATGCATATTCCGCCGAAATAGAATTTATCAAACAAACAAAGAAGCCGCTCATTGGCATATGTCTGGGCTGCCAACTGATCGCCAAGGCATTCGGTGGTAAACTCACAAAGCTCGCCGAGAAACAGAGTGGAATATTGGAGATCGCCAAAAGTGTGAAAAAGTATGAAGTTTTCGAATCACACAAATATGCCATCTCAGAGATGCCAGATGAGCTAGAAACCCTTGCCGAGTCCGAGACCGGGCCAGAAATTATCAGACATCGGGCGAGACCAACCTTCGGCTTTCAATTCCACCCCGAAGTATTCCCGCGAAAAACCGATGGCAAGAAACTATTTGACCAAGTCATCGCTCAAGTTATCAAGTCTGCTTGA
- a CDS encoding alpha/beta hydrolase, translating to MKKNCIIIHGCPSNREKAMDPATRTYDKHWIPWAKNELIKSGISTLTPYMPDPWEPVYEKFKKEFEKYEVNEGTILIGHSCGCTFLVRWLGETKRKIHKLILVVPWKIAEGSPKSEMDFYKFPIDGTIGRRVDQITIFTSDNDEEGGKRGAVMFHEALGGDIISLPGHGHYVLDDMGTEEFPELIDIIIKDKI from the coding sequence ATGAAAAAAAATTGCATTATAATTCATGGCTGTCCATCAAACAGAGAAAAAGCGATGGATCCAGCGACCAGAACCTATGACAAACATTGGATTCCTTGGGCCAAGAACGAACTAATTAAATCGGGTATCAGTACCCTGACGCCTTACATGCCAGATCCGTGGGAACCTGTGTATGAGAAATTCAAAAAGGAATTTGAGAAATACGAAGTGAATGAAGGCACAATATTGATCGGTCATAGTTGCGGATGTACTTTTCTAGTACGCTGGCTGGGCGAGACAAAAAGAAAAATCCACAAATTAATTTTAGTCGTGCCATGGAAGATCGCAGAGGGATCGCCAAAATCTGAAATGGACTTTTATAAATTCCCGATTGACGGGACTATCGGCCGCAGAGTTGATCAGATTACAATATTTACATCGGACAACGACGAGGAGGGTGGCAAGAGAGGCGCGGTAATGTTTCATGAAGCCTTGGGCGGAGACATTATTAGTTTGCCGGGCCATGGCCATTATGTCTTGGACGATATGGGAACCGAAGAATTCCCAGAATTGATAGATATAATTATCAAGGATAAAATTTGA
- a CDS encoding HD domain-containing protein translates to MENKFEKIWDLAMPYLKKGIMKDFVSHTKYVVKSMEMIIDGEGGDEDILIPSAILHDVGWSKVDPSLQLNDDMEKKREGQRQHITFAKEIVEEVLDQAGYSEEDIQKVVGIVMAHKFQDPEDKEKQMLIDADNLSDTFKEQFDSDVVAYHSTPEQVYEYRMNNKYYTQTAQQIADQQMAKLKAEIKDKI, encoded by the coding sequence ATGGAGAATAAATTTGAGAAAATCTGGGATTTGGCCATGCCTTACCTCAAGAAGGGCATTATGAAGGATTTTGTTTCTCACACTAAGTATGTCGTAAAGTCGATGGAGATGATTATTGACGGCGAAGGCGGGGACGAGGATATATTAATTCCCTCTGCCATACTTCATGATGTCGGCTGGTCGAAAGTTGATCCATCTCTGCAATTAAATGACGACATGGAAAAGAAGCGTGAGGGCCAGAGGCAACATATCACTTTCGCCAAGGAAATTGTCGAGGAGGTTTTGGACCAAGCAGGTTATTCCGAAGAAGATATTCAAAAAGTTGTGGGGATAGTCATGGCTCACAAATTCCAAGACCCAGAAGACAAAGAGAAGCAGATGTTGATCGATGCAGACAACCTCTCCGACACTTTCAAGGAGCAGTTTGACTCTGATGTTGTCGCTTATCATTCAACGCCTGAGCAAGTTTATGAATATAGAATGAATAATAAATATTACACGCAAACCGCCCAGCAAATCGCAGATCAACAAATGGCAAAACTAAAAGCTGAAATTAAAGATAAGATTTGA
- a CDS encoding NUDIX hydrolase, producing the protein MNTKKEETYLDRNGDPHQKPTDMEVLHRDSAYGIALNDGRVLLVKSPDFGFWVIPGGGVEEGETLEDGLRREFLEETGFLIDEIGELFFSERLSFYHQKLDSYYDSHCKYFLVTMKNETQDLAKLNPEDAGEIRWFDLSGFDLRILNHASRRAVELLIKN; encoded by the coding sequence ATGAATACAAAAAAAGAAGAAACATATTTAGACAGAAATGGTGATCCACACCAGAAGCCGACCGACATGGAGGTGTTGCATCGCGATTCTGCTTATGGGATAGCTCTGAATGATGGTAGAGTCCTCCTCGTTAAATCACCCGACTTTGGCTTTTGGGTAATCCCTGGCGGAGGAGTCGAAGAGGGAGAGACGCTAGAAGATGGACTGAGGAGAGAATTTTTAGAAGAAACTGGTTTTCTGATTGACGAGATTGGAGAATTGTTCTTTTCTGAGCGGCTAAGCTTTTATCATCAGAAATTGGATTCGTATTATGATTCGCACTGCAAATATTTCTTGGTTACGATGAAAAACGAGACACAAGATCTTGCTAAACTTAACCCTGAAGATGCGGGCGAAATTCGCTGGTTCGATTTATCGGGTTTTGATCTACGCATCTTGAATCACGCCAGCAGGAGAGCAGTAGAACTATTAATTAAGAATTAG
- a CDS encoding Type 1 glutamine amidotransferase-like domain-containing protein encodes MKIFLTSHAGRVIDRIIPKLPKKPEELKALFITTAGNPYTDIHWIDEDRENLTKAGFALTDYDLVDKNEDEVRNVVDDSDVIFVEGGNTFFLLKYARESGFDKVMKEQKDNDKVFVGVSAGAYIATPSVEPTEWKREKNHYGITDLSGFNLVPFVVFAHYTDEYHDMIEMKRKELTYDLVTIRDDEVIEATENGAEKLGL; translated from the coding sequence ATGAAAATATTTTTAACATCACATGCGGGGAGAGTGATTGATCGAATCATCCCCAAATTGCCCAAAAAACCAGAGGAACTGAAGGCACTTTTCATTACGACCGCTGGCAATCCTTACACTGACATACATTGGATTGATGAGGACAGAGAGAATCTCACAAAAGCAGGGTTTGCGTTGACTGATTATGATTTGGTAGACAAAAACGAGGACGAAGTCAGAAATGTTGTCGATGACAGCGATGTAATATTCGTCGAGGGTGGCAATACCTTCTTTCTGTTGAAATACGCGAGAGAAAGCGGCTTTGACAAAGTGATGAAAGAACAAAAAGACAATGACAAAGTTTTCGTCGGCGTCAGCGCAGGTGCATATATAGCGACTCCGTCAGTAGAGCCAACTGAGTGGAAAAGAGAGAAGAATCATTACGGCATTACTGATTTGTCGGGCTTCAATCTTGTGCCGTTTGTGGTTTTCGCGCACTATACGGACGAGTATCATGATATGATCGAAATGAAGAGAAAAGAACTGACATACGATCTGGTCACGATCAGAGATGACGAAGTCATCGAGGCGACGGAAAATGGTGCAGAGAAGCTGGGATTATAA
- a CDS encoding sugar nucleotide-binding protein — translation MKQKILVTGASGYVGARIYSDLKSDFDVVGVYNRTKLFPELEQLDITDLSATLAKVEQIKPDWIVHIAADPNHTSCEADPEKAIKLNEGGTNNIAEAANKTGAKVVYISSVAAMTGVDLYGKTKRHGEKFIEDVKAGWAILRPSLIVGFSPNTTNDRPFNRFLKALAGEAPAVYDNSWKFQPSYLGHISEVIAQIIKRNITGEIIPITIPHLTTRYDLAKDILIPFGVEVSSKDAGDTTPVVEFDQAELKKLGLPVYTYDEMISRIVIETKKGLEI, via the coding sequence ATGAAACAGAAAATTTTGGTTACAGGGGCTAGCGGGTATGTCGGGGCGCGAATTTACTCTGACTTAAAGAGCGATTTTGATGTTGTCGGCGTTTACAATAGGACGAAACTATTTCCAGAATTAGAACAGCTTGATATCACCGATCTATCGGCAACATTAGCAAAAGTTGAGCAGATCAAGCCTGATTGGATTGTGCATATCGCTGCCGATCCAAATCATACATCTTGCGAAGCTGACCCCGAAAAGGCGATCAAGCTCAACGAAGGTGGCACCAATAATATCGCCGAAGCCGCCAACAAAACTGGCGCCAAGGTAGTCTACATTTCCTCTGTTGCCGCGATGACAGGCGTCGATCTATATGGCAAGACCAAGCGTCATGGCGAGAAGTTTATCGAAGACGTGAAGGCTGGCTGGGCAATATTGCGTCCGTCTCTGATTGTCGGATTTAGCCCCAACACCACCAACGATCGGCCTTTCAATCGATTCCTCAAAGCGCTTGCGGGAGAAGCTCCGGCTGTTTATGATAATTCCTGGAAATTCCAGCCAAGCTATCTCGGACATATTTCCGAAGTGATCGCACAGATTATCAAGCGAAATATTACTGGCGAAATAATTCCGATCACTATACCGCACCTGACTACTCGCTATGATCTGGCCAAAGATATCCTGATCCCCTTTGGCGTCGAAGTCTCGTCCAAAGACGCAGGGGATACCACGCCAGTCGTGGAGTTTGACCAAGCAGAGCTCAAAAAGCTCGGCTTGCCAGTCTATACTTATGATGAAATGATTAGTAGAATAGTTATAGAAACAAAGAAGGGTTTGGAGATCTAG
- a CDS encoding RelA/SpoT domain-containing protein translates to MAWTEIKYSKNLVNRAGDTLISQGSSTDEINEALMVLDNWRSAHSFPLHIFKKRLKVVSSAVDDTSLVVQRLKRSPAILRKLQRRYGELSPTMKLSQMQDIGGCRAVLANVKLVNKICSEYYHTDKANRGEHCDLKHQFKNKKDYINNPKDDGYRGVHLIYKYISDKSNKYNGLLIEIQVRSKLQHLWATAVETVGHFTKQALKSNEGEEDWITFFKLVSSVFAQKEKTPPVPDTPIDGSELFRQVEKLSNKLQVVEKIKSWAESLRQMEQIEQNEPHKPHFYLLELDIDTRRLAIRAFDKKDEETANQMYSAAEKRASEAKANRDIVLVEADTTKELQRAYPNYFLDTKEFIQELENYLNNAEGIK, encoded by the coding sequence ATGGCGTGGACTGAAATAAAATATAGCAAAAATTTAGTAAATCGAGCAGGAGATACTCTCATTAGCCAAGGATCTTCAACAGATGAGATTAACGAGGCGCTAATGGTTCTTGACAACTGGCGCTCTGCCCATAGCTTTCCCTTGCATATTTTTAAAAAGAGATTAAAGGTTGTTTCTAGCGCGGTTGATGACACCTCTTTAGTCGTTCAAAGGCTTAAGCGCAGCCCAGCCATCCTCAGAAAATTGCAGAGAAGATATGGAGAGCTATCTCCGACAATGAAACTATCCCAAATGCAGGATATCGGAGGATGCAGGGCCGTACTAGCGAATGTAAAACTGGTTAATAAGATTTGTAGCGAATACTATCATACTGATAAAGCAAATCGTGGCGAGCATTGTGATTTAAAGCACCAATTCAAAAATAAAAAGGATTATATCAACAATCCTAAGGATGACGGCTACAGGGGTGTTCATCTGATTTATAAATATATAAGTGATAAGTCCAATAAATATAATGGGTTGCTTATTGAAATTCAGGTTAGGTCTAAGCTCCAGCATCTCTGGGCAACTGCAGTAGAGACAGTCGGCCATTTTACAAAGCAGGCGCTAAAGTCAAATGAGGGAGAAGAGGACTGGATTACCTTCTTTAAACTTGTAAGTTCAGTGTTCGCTCAGAAGGAGAAAACACCCCCTGTTCCAGATACACCCATTGATGGCTCTGAATTGTTTCGACAGGTTGAGAAATTATCGAACAAACTTCAGGTTGTAGAGAAAATAAAAAGCTGGGCTGAATCGTTAAGGCAAATGGAGCAGATTGAGCAGAACGAGCCGCACAAACCACATTTTTATCTTCTGGAATTGGATATCGATACCAGGAGATTAGCAATACGGGCGTTTGATAAGAAAGATGAGGAGACGGCAAATCAAATGTATTCTGCGGCAGAAAAAAGGGCTAGCGAAGCGAAGGCAAACAGAGATATTGTGCTAGTTGAAGCTGATACAACAAAAGAACTCCAAAGGGCCTATCCAAATTATTTTTTGGATACAAAAGAATTTATTCAAGAACTTGAGAATTATTTAAATAATGCCGAAGGTATTAAATAA
- a CDS encoding HTH domain-containing protein, with the protein MQLNYLIAGLVIGLLVGWFFRKPKGKARENVRLSEAEREKAGNIEKINSYISSHSSVTNAEIAKLLGVSDATVVRYMDELEASGAVRQIGKTGIDAHYEKVN; encoded by the coding sequence ATGCAACTAAATTATTTGATCGCTGGACTCGTAATTGGCCTATTGGTAGGGTGGTTCTTTCGGAAGCCCAAAGGGAAAGCTCGGGAGAACGTTAGATTGTCGGAAGCGGAGAGGGAGAAGGCGGGGAATATTGAGAAAATTAATTCCTACATCTCTAGCCACTCCAGCGTTACCAACGCAGAAATTGCCAAGCTTCTCGGCGTTTCGGACGCGACTGTGGTCCGTTATATGGACGAACTAGAGGCGAGTGGAGCGGTCAGACAGATCGGCAAGACCGGCATCGATGCTCATTACGAAAAAGTAAATTAA
- the cas2 gene encoding CRISPR-associated endonuclease Cas2: protein MKLSKNVKAILSTIGLGLALTVASTSPYFLVNLVKSKNKYEKYRYKKIIKKLFDDKIIYLSGEEIKLSENGLELLRLAQVEDITIAKGKGEWDGFWHLVCYDVPESYKQRRDCFRRKLIESGFYQVQYSLWVIPWPCKEEIAIIAQSLDIAPFVAYLNTDYLPQQQKLLNHFDLA, encoded by the coding sequence ATGAAGTTATCCAAGAATGTCAAAGCAATTTTGAGTACTATTGGCTTGGGGCTGGCGCTTACAGTCGCGTCCACCTCGCCATATTTTTTGGTCAATTTAGTCAAATCAAAGAACAAATACGAGAAATATCGCTACAAGAAAATCATCAAAAAATTGTTTGACGACAAGATCATTTATCTTTCGGGGGAGGAAATAAAGTTGTCCGAAAATGGTCTCGAACTGCTGAGGCTTGCGCAGGTCGAGGATATCACTATCGCCAAGGGCAAAGGCGAATGGGATGGTTTTTGGCACCTGGTCTGCTATGACGTGCCGGAATCATACAAGCAGAGGAGGGATTGTTTCCGCCGAAAACTTATTGAATCAGGATTTTACCAAGTTCAGTACAGTCTGTGGGTAATTCCGTGGCCATGCAAAGAGGAGATTGCGATTATTGCGCAAAGTCTCGACATTGCGCCCTTTGTTGCCTATCTCAATACCGATTATCTGCCCCAACAACAAAAGCTCCTGAACCATTTCGATCTCGCATAA
- a CDS encoding permease, with translation MDTIFYPIKLLAEWLTGSVFSIYGDSRLGEVINFFIYDTIKILILLFVIIFVVSMIRSFLPPEKIRRLLSHKNQFIGNILASLLGIVTPFCTCSAIPLFLGFIEAGVPLGVTFSFLIASPMINEVALVLLLGMFGWKIALLYIVSGLLIAIVSGLVIGRLKPEKLLIEIDYQKNIFNEQRKITWKYRVNWAREYALNITKKVWVYVVVGIALGAIIHGYVPTDFLARYAGSDKWYAVPFATLLGVPLYSNAAGIVPLISVLTEKGVAIGTVLAFMMAVTGLSLPEFMILKKVMKTKLIIIFASIVALGIMLTGYLFNLVLK, from the coding sequence ATGGATACAATATTCTACCCTATCAAATTACTTGCCGAATGGCTTACGGGAAGCGTTTTCTCTATCTACGGCGACTCACGACTCGGTGAAGTGATCAACTTTTTCATATACGACACGATCAAGATTTTGATCCTGCTTTTCGTGATTATTTTTGTCGTCTCGATGATTCGCTCTTTTCTTCCACCGGAAAAGATTCGTCGATTGCTGTCTCACAAGAATCAATTTATCGGCAATATTTTGGCCTCACTCCTTGGAATTGTTACACCATTCTGTACTTGCAGTGCAATTCCTCTCTTCCTGGGTTTTATCGAAGCTGGTGTGCCGCTGGGCGTGACTTTTTCTTTCCTGATTGCTAGCCCGATGATCAACGAAGTTGCACTGGTGCTACTTCTGGGCATGTTTGGCTGGAAAATCGCCCTACTATATATAGTAAGCGGCCTTTTGATAGCCATAGTGTCAGGCCTGGTTATTGGCCGACTCAAGCCTGAGAAATTATTGATCGAAATTGATTATCAAAAAAATATTTTTAACGAACAGCGCAAAATTACTTGGAAATATCGGGTGAACTGGGCCAGGGAATACGCCCTCAACATTACCAAAAAAGTTTGGGTTTATGTCGTCGTCGGTATCGCACTCGGGGCGATAATCCATGGCTATGTGCCGACCGATTTCTTGGCACGATACGCTGGAAGCGACAAATGGTATGCAGTTCCGTTTGCCACGTTGCTCGGCGTCCCACTCTATTCAAATGCAGCTGGGATCGTCCCATTGATCTCGGTATTGACGGAAAAGGGCGTAGCGATCGGGACGGTTCTCGCTTTTATGATGGCAGTGACGGGGCTATCCTTGCCAGAGTTTATGATTTTGAAGAAAGTGATGAAAACAAAATTGATCATAATCTTTGCCTCGATAGTCGCATTGGGCATTATGCTGACCGGGTATTTGTTTAATTTAGTACTAAAATAA
- a CDS encoding DUF47 family protein, whose protein sequence is MRFFPQSTDFFVLFEKQATLMQKAVDVLSDLETNTDAHKQSIKIKKIEHDADDVIHEVMNKLNKTFITPLDREDIAELASELDDVIDVMDMAVARIYIYNIDPIPKPAFLYIHIAEKAIKQVVAAVRELGKNKNQAKLLKHCEFVNFIENEADDLHRHTLGELFKNETDPITIMKIKELYEILEHITDRCEDAANTIETIVVKNQ, encoded by the coding sequence ATGAGATTTTTCCCGCAGTCAACTGATTTCTTCGTACTTTTTGAAAAACAGGCCACCCTGATGCAAAAAGCGGTCGACGTTCTTTCTGATCTCGAGACCAACACCGACGCTCACAAGCAATCGATCAAAATCAAAAAAATCGAGCACGATGCCGACGATGTTATCCATGAGGTCATGAACAAACTGAACAAGACCTTCATCACCCCACTTGACCGCGAGGATATTGCCGAGTTAGCTTCCGAACTCGATGATGTTATAGACGTCATGGATATGGCAGTTGCCAGAATATATATCTACAACATTGATCCCATCCCCAAACCCGCTTTTCTCTACATCCACATCGCCGAGAAAGCGATCAAACAAGTCGTTGCGGCAGTTAGAGAATTGGGCAAAAACAAAAATCAGGCCAAACTTCTCAAACACTGCGAGTTTGTCAATTTCATCGAAAACGAGGCTGATGATTTACACCGCCATACACTAGGAGAATTGTTCAAAAATGAGACCGACCCAATCACTATTATGAAAATCAAGGAACTCTACGAAATCCTAGAACACATTACAGATCGTTGCGAAGACGCCGCCAACACGATTGAGACAATCGTGGTCAAGAACCAATAG
- a CDS encoding inorganic phosphate transporter, with translation MITGTLILIIVIIALALIFDFTNGFHDAANSVATVVSTRVLTPKQAVIWAAFFNFIAFLIFGTAVAKTIGKGMIDINQVDLYVIMAGVIGTIVWNLTTWYFGLPTSSSHALIGGYAGAAIAKAGFGAVLWAGWTKTVIFIVLAPTIGMVLGLVLITLVTWIARKQTPAKVTKWSKIMQIFSAALYSLGHGGNDAQKTMGIIATVLLAGGITHTFTIPLWVVLSCQAAIALGTLFGGWRIVKTMGSKITKLRPIDGFAAETASAFSIFFATHLGVPVSTTHVITGAISGVGSARRLSAVRWGVTFNIVWAWLLTIPLAAIFSFVVYQIVILFIK, from the coding sequence ATGATCACAGGCACACTCATCTTAATAATCGTAATTATCGCCCTGGCGCTAATTTTTGACTTTACCAATGGTTTCCACGACGCCGCCAATTCTGTAGCGACCGTTGTGTCAACAAGAGTGCTCACGCCAAAACAAGCTGTCATATGGGCAGCCTTTTTTAATTTTATCGCCTTCCTAATCTTCGGCACCGCCGTCGCCAAGACCATCGGAAAGGGCATGATCGATATCAACCAGGTTGATCTCTACGTCATTATGGCTGGAGTAATCGGAACCATTGTCTGGAATTTGACAACCTGGTACTTCGGCCTCCCGACTAGTTCCTCCCACGCCCTGATCGGAGGCTATGCTGGGGCCGCTATTGCCAAAGCGGGATTCGGTGCGGTTCTCTGGGCTGGCTGGACCAAAACAGTAATTTTCATAGTCCTGGCCCCCACAATCGGGATGGTCCTGGGGCTTGTATTAATAACTTTGGTGACCTGGATCGCACGCAAGCAGACTCCAGCCAAAGTTACAAAATGGTCCAAAATAATGCAAATATTCTCGGCCGCTCTCTACAGTTTGGGCCATGGTGGTAACGATGCACAGAAAACTATGGGTATAATAGCGACAGTCCTTTTGGCCGGCGGTATCACCCATACATTTACAATTCCACTCTGGGTTGTGCTTTCCTGCCAGGCTGCCATCGCCCTGGGCACCCTATTTGGTGGATGGCGCATTGTCAAAACAATGGGCAGCAAGATCACCAAGCTTCGTCCGATAGACGGCTTCGCCGCCGAGACAGCCAGCGCCTTCAGCATCTTCTTCGCTACCCATCTTGGCGTTCCGGTCTCGACCACTCATGTCATTACTGGAGCCATTTCTGGGGTCGGATCGGCCAGACGACTCTCAGCCGTCCGTTGGGGCGTGACTTTCAATATTGTTTGGGCCTGGCTTTTGACCATCCCGCTTGCCGCCATCTTCTCCTTCGTCGTCTATCAAATTGTCATACTTTTTATTAAATAA
- a CDS encoding response regulator transcription factor, which yields MRILIVEDDHKIANAVKKGLEQELYAVDISYDGKDGLGNALTNPYDLIILDRMLPEVDGIKICEAIRKKQIHTPIIILTAKDKVGDRVEGLNAGADDYLVKPFAFEELLARVRALLRRPKNVIANVITVGDLRLDTITFEVFRGDKPIDLSSKEFALLEYMMRNSDRILTKDNIIGHVWDYDADILPNTVEVYIGYLRNKIDKPFVGKKPLIQTARGFGYKIGIGK from the coding sequence ATGAGAATACTTATTGTCGAAGATGATCACAAAATTGCAAATGCAGTCAAGAAGGGTTTGGAACAGGAATTGTATGCTGTAGATATTTCTTATGATGGCAAAGATGGCTTGGGTAATGCGCTTACAAATCCGTATGATTTAATCATACTCGACCGAATGTTACCTGAAGTCGACGGTATCAAAATCTGCGAAGCAATTAGGAAAAAACAAATTCATACTCCAATAATTATATTGACCGCAAAGGATAAAGTGGGCGACAGGGTCGAGGGGCTAAATGCCGGTGCTGATGATTATCTGGTCAAACCTTTTGCTTTTGAAGAATTATTAGCTAGGGTCCGTGCTTTACTTAGGCGCCCCAAAAATGTAATAGCAAATGTGATTACCGTTGGTGATTTACGATTGGATACTATTACTTTTGAAGTATTTAGGGGAGACAAACCGATTGATCTGTCATCAAAAGAATTTGCTCTTTTGGAATATATGATGAGAAACTCCGATAGGATATTGACCAAGGATAACATTATCGGGCACGTTTGGGATTATGATGCAGATATATTGCCCAACACAGTTGAGGTGTATATCGGGTATTTGAGAAATAAAATTGACAAGCCTTTTGTTGGAAAAAAACCATTAATTCAAACCGCTCGTGGGTTTGGCTACAAAATCGGAATAGGAAAATGA
- a CDS encoding HAMP domain-containing sensor histidine kinase, whose translation MKINKIFKDIFDQASLRLSLFYVLIIMMISIGFSVGLFNISSNEIGRGLGKQSRFLQDINMHVLAPNIDLERLRQEQIDESNGNLRTNLIYFNLLILLLSSCASYFFARKTLEPIRESVEAQNRFTADASHELRTPLTALRTEIEVAMRDDKLNLQAAKKLLESNLEEIAKLESLSNALLKLAKNENSKPEIGKVDLSEVVISAYEKVESLANKKSMIFDNHLQPAIVRGDRHSLTELFVILLDNAIKYSPNKSKINIDIQIDGNFVLVGIKDRGLGIKASDLPYIFNRFYRADNSRSKESVAGYGLGLSIAKQIADLHGGNLSATSKPGKGSEFIVKLPA comes from the coding sequence ATGAAAATTAACAAAATCTTCAAAGATATTTTTGATCAAGCTTCACTACGTCTGTCGCTGTTTTATGTATTGATTATTATGATGATTAGTATCGGATTTAGCGTCGGTTTATTCAATATCTCCTCAAATGAAATAGGCAGAGGTCTTGGCAAACAATCTCGCTTTCTCCAAGATATTAACATGCACGTCCTGGCTCCCAATATTGATCTTGAGCGATTGAGACAAGAGCAGATTGACGAGAGCAACGGAAATTTGCGGACCAATCTGATTTATTTCAATCTGTTGATTCTTTTGCTCTCTTCGTGTGCCAGTTATTTCTTCGCCAGAAAAACACTGGAGCCGATTAGAGAATCTGTCGAGGCCCAAAATCGTTTTACGGCTGACGCCTCTCACGAATTGCGTACGCCGCTGACAGCTCTTCGAACAGAAATTGAAGTCGCAATGCGCGATGATAAATTAAATCTGCAAGCGGCCAAGAAGCTTCTTGAAAGTAATCTTGAAGAAATAGCCAAACTGGAATCTCTTTCCAACGCGCTTTTGAAGCTAGCCAAAAATGAGAACTCGAAGCCAGAAATTGGGAAAGTTGATCTGAGTGAAGTTGTTATTAGCGCCTATGAGAAGGTCGAGAGTTTGGCCAACAAAAAGTCGATGATCTTTGATAATCACTTGCAGCCAGCAATTGTTCGCGGCGATAGGCATAGCTTGACCGAACTTTTCGTTATCCTTTTGGATAATGCGATCAAGTACAGCCCGAACAAATCAAAAATTAATATTGATATTCAAATTGATGGCAATTTCGTACTTGTCGGAATTAAGGATCGAGGCCTGGGAATCAAGGCTTCGGATCTTCCTTATATATTTAATCGATTCTATCGAGCGGATAATTCTCGGAGCAAGGAAAGTGTCGCTGGCTATGGGCTTGGTTTGTCGATTGCGAAACAAATCGCTGATCTTCACGGTGGCAATTTGAGCGCTACGAGCAAGCCTGGCAAGGGCAGTGAGTTCATTGTAAAATTGCCGGCTTAA